A DNA window from Pseudodesulfovibrio thermohalotolerans contains the following coding sequences:
- a CDS encoding phosphate ABC transporter ATP-binding protein yields MNTVISIRDLTVSFKDKKALSDVSFDVMPNELTVLVGRSGSGKSTLLRAVNRLNECFEGCETSGGISVRLGGETLDVYASETDPERLRSRVGMVFQSPNVLPISIERNLLLPQKLVRGIGGARAREVMERVLEDVGLLDEVKDRLKQPAGTLSGGQQQRLCLARTMALEPEILLLDEPTASVDYKSVEHIEQLLLRLAPTLPMLVVSHSLDQTRTLADRVILMREGRVAGTWSRTDHDAETAFDELLSTTF; encoded by the coding sequence ATGAACACGGTTATTTCGATCCGGGACCTCACGGTCTCCTTCAAGGACAAGAAAGCCCTGTCCGATGTGAGCTTCGACGTCATGCCGAACGAACTGACCGTGTTGGTCGGCCGCTCGGGATCGGGGAAATCCACACTGCTCAGAGCCGTGAACAGACTCAACGAATGTTTCGAGGGATGCGAAACCAGCGGCGGCATATCCGTCCGCCTGGGCGGGGAAACGCTGGACGTCTATGCCTCCGAGACCGACCCGGAACGGCTTCGCAGCCGTGTGGGCATGGTTTTTCAGTCGCCCAACGTCCTGCCCATCTCCATTGAACGGAACCTGCTCCTGCCGCAAAAACTGGTGCGCGGCATTGGCGGGGCCAGAGCGCGTGAAGTCATGGAGCGGGTGCTGGAAGACGTCGGATTGCTCGACGAGGTGAAGGACCGGCTCAAACAGCCTGCGGGCACCCTGTCCGGCGGCCAGCAACAACGGCTGTGCCTTGCACGGACCATGGCCCTGGAGCCGGAGATTCTCCTGCTCGACGAACCCACGGCGTCGGTGGACTACAAGTCCGTGGAGCATATCGAACAACTGCTCCTGCGGCTCGCGCCGACGCTGCCCATGCTGGTGGTCTCCCACAGCCTGGACCAGACGCGAACGCTGGCCGACCGGGTCATTCTCATGCGGGAAGGAAGAGTGGCCGGGACATGGAGCCGTACCGACCATGATGCGGAAACAGCGTTCGACGAGCTGCTTTCCACGACGTTTTAA
- a CDS encoding phosphate ABC transporter substrate-binding protein: protein MKRLSIFLCLALFSLAFGIQAANADGLDAFKSKEGTISIAGGTAHIPVMKDAAKAIMSANPAIRITIAGGGSGVGIQKVGEGLVNIGNSGRKASEAEVSKYGLVMFPFAVDGVATVIHADNPVQALTGDQVRAIFAGEITNWKEVGGNDGAINVYARDESSGTRAVYWKKLLNKGTVVASANVVPSNGAMKLAVSKDPNAIGYVSIGHLDGSVKAPDLDGVQVNQEAAKSGQYPVVRKLYMNTKGEPEGIVKSFVEYITGPDCVEFIKAAGYIPF, encoded by the coding sequence ATGAAACGTCTTTCCATTTTTCTCTGTCTTGCCCTGTTCAGCCTCGCGTTCGGCATCCAGGCCGCCAACGCCGACGGCCTGGACGCCTTCAAGAGCAAGGAAGGCACCATTTCCATCGCGGGCGGCACGGCCCATATCCCCGTCATGAAGGACGCCGCCAAGGCGATCATGAGCGCCAACCCGGCGATCAGGATCACCATCGCGGGAGGCGGCTCCGGCGTGGGCATCCAGAAGGTGGGCGAAGGGCTCGTGAACATCGGCAACTCCGGCCGCAAGGCCAGCGAGGCCGAAGTGTCCAAGTACGGCCTCGTCATGTTTCCCTTTGCCGTGGACGGCGTCGCCACGGTGATTCACGCCGACAACCCGGTCCAGGCTCTGACCGGCGATCAGGTCCGGGCCATCTTCGCCGGGGAAATCACCAACTGGAAGGAAGTGGGCGGCAACGACGGAGCCATCAACGTCTACGCCCGCGATGAATCCAGCGGCACCCGCGCGGTCTACTGGAAAAAACTCCTGAACAAGGGCACCGTCGTGGCCTCGGCCAACGTGGTCCCCTCCAACGGCGCCATGAAGCTGGCCGTATCCAAGGACCCCAACGCCATCGGCTACGTGTCCATCGGCCATCTTGACGGCAGCGTGAAGGCCCCCGACCTCGACGGCGTCCAGGTGAACCAGGAAGCCGCCAAGAGCGGCCAGTATCCCGTGGTTCGCAAGCTCTACATGAACACCAAGGGCGAGCCCGAGGGCATCGTGAAGAGCTTTGTCGAATACATCACCGGTCCTGACTGCGTCGAGTTCATCAAGGCCGCAGGCTACATCCCTTTCTAA
- a CDS encoding two-component system sensor histidine kinase NtrB yields the protein MFEGSELDDKRYVIGVIGDIPALLAFWEMFKDRSNDDILKEIGVVAVALPGESVLPEASDAGRVVPTYAGYKAMLGSHPEINMVIEATGRPGLVHELRNFLPPSVTLVERGAARFFIRLLTSNQMWVACKVDLLHTQNMLKTIVDQMDQEILFLDRDGMVLDMNQTVLNRSGLPKKVLVGRHYCEIFTRTVEGECEEWEDPFLKTLKTRTPAETTTSLVGGDGRMQYFRIYTSPVADEDGAVNHVVAVRRDITQRRSMENRLQQAERLASVGELSTYMAHEIRNPLFSISGFANSLMRSRGVDDKAREKLSIILDESRRLDEVLRSLLNFARPTEAEVAEVDLNEMVRAAMDVMQLPCSNQSVEPYISLDEGMAKVHANPDLIKQCLINLVKNALEAMPASGKLYVTTSMNHDMAMLTVEDTGTGIPLEIRDKIFSPFFSTKDKNVGLGLAQIHKIVGELGGRVDLTSMEGIGTKVTLFLPPILAVEDSAKSA from the coding sequence ATGTTCGAGGGTTCCGAACTGGACGACAAGCGGTATGTCATCGGAGTGATCGGCGACATTCCCGCCCTGCTTGCCTTCTGGGAGATGTTCAAGGATCGGAGCAACGACGATATCCTCAAGGAGATCGGCGTGGTGGCCGTGGCCTTGCCCGGCGAGTCCGTGCTTCCCGAGGCGAGCGACGCGGGCCGGGTGGTCCCCACCTATGCGGGCTACAAGGCCATGCTCGGGAGTCACCCCGAGATCAACATGGTCATCGAGGCCACGGGCCGTCCGGGCCTGGTGCACGAATTGCGCAATTTCCTGCCCCCTTCCGTCACCCTGGTGGAACGCGGTGCGGCCCGCTTCTTCATCAGGCTGCTGACCTCCAATCAGATGTGGGTGGCCTGCAAGGTGGACCTGCTGCACACCCAGAACATGCTCAAGACCATTGTGGACCAGATGGACCAGGAGATTCTCTTCCTGGATCGGGACGGCATGGTGCTCGACATGAACCAGACCGTGCTGAACCGTTCCGGATTGCCCAAGAAGGTCCTGGTGGGCAGGCATTACTGCGAGATTTTCACCAGAACCGTCGAGGGGGAATGCGAGGAGTGGGAGGACCCCTTCCTCAAGACCCTGAAGACCCGCACTCCGGCCGAGACCACCACCAGCCTGGTGGGCGGCGACGGGCGGATGCAGTATTTCCGAATCTACACCAGCCCGGTCGCGGACGAGGACGGCGCAGTGAACCATGTGGTGGCCGTGCGCCGGGACATCACCCAGCGGCGGTCCATGGAGAACCGCCTGCAACAGGCCGAGCGGCTGGCCTCGGTGGGCGAGCTGTCCACCTACATGGCCCACGAAATCCGCAACCCGCTTTTTTCCATCAGCGGTTTCGCCAATTCGCTGATGCGCAGTCGGGGCGTGGACGATAAGGCGCGGGAGAAGCTGTCCATCATCCTGGACGAATCCAGGCGGCTGGACGAGGTCCTGCGCAGCCTGCTCAATTTCGCCCGGCCCACCGAGGCCGAGGTGGCCGAGGTGGACCTGAACGAGATGGTCCGTGCCGCCATGGACGTCATGCAACTGCCCTGCTCCAACCAGAGCGTGGAACCGTATATTTCCCTGGACGAGGGCATGGCAAAGGTGCACGCCAACCCGGACCTTATCAAGCAGTGTCTCATCAACCTGGTCAAGAACGCCCTTGAGGCCATGCCCGCCAGCGGCAAGCTCTACGTGACCACCTCCATGAACCACGACATGGCCATGCTCACCGTGGAGGACACCGGCACGGGCATCCCCTTGGAAATACGCGATAAGATATTCAGTCCGTTCTTCTCCACCAAGGACAAGAACGTCGGCCTCGGCCTCGCCCAGATACACAAGATCGTGGGCGAACTGGGCGGACGGGTCGATCTGACGTCCATGGAAGGGATCGGCACCAAGGTGACGCTCTTCCTGCCGCCCATCCTGGCGGTTGAAGATTCGGCCAAGTCCGCGTAG
- the hisC gene encoding histidinol-phosphate transaminase, with product MRKFTVRPEILDFAPYVPGLTIEQIQARYGLTSVIKLASNENPLGTSPLVKKAIERNAARAFRYPENHTPRLVEAIAANAGVPAECVLVGNGSDEIIDMLFRMKGIPGKSNVVCYEHCFAMYRMCAKLCGLEYREVPRGEGYELPLDAMAEAADENTAMVIVTSPDNPSGLAAGVEDLSVLAGVLPKDCLLVVDEAYIEFAWPPESYSPVQAFDKFENLVCLRTFSKAYGLAGMRLGYGIMPADLAALLANARIPFTVNLLAEEAGLAALEDEVFFNETLSVVMRGREYFTKELTRLGCKVWPSQSNFVMFRPPMDAKSIFQTLLERGIIVRHLGSFGLGDCIRVNVGTDGENRQFIEAMGDILNG from the coding sequence ATGAGGAAATTTACCGTTCGTCCGGAGATATTGGATTTCGCCCCGTATGTGCCGGGTCTGACCATCGAGCAGATTCAGGCCCGTTACGGATTGACCTCGGTCATCAAGCTGGCGAGCAACGAGAATCCGCTCGGCACGTCGCCGCTGGTGAAGAAGGCCATCGAGCGCAACGCCGCGCGGGCCTTCCGGTACCCGGAGAACCATACGCCCCGGCTGGTAGAGGCCATTGCCGCGAACGCGGGAGTGCCTGCGGAGTGCGTACTGGTGGGCAACGGATCGGACGAGATTATCGACATGCTTTTCCGCATGAAGGGCATCCCCGGCAAGTCCAATGTGGTCTGCTACGAGCACTGCTTCGCCATGTACCGCATGTGCGCCAAGCTGTGCGGGCTGGAGTACCGCGAGGTTCCGCGCGGCGAAGGGTACGAGCTGCCTCTGGACGCCATGGCCGAGGCCGCGGACGAGAACACGGCCATGGTCATCGTGACCAGCCCGGACAACCCTTCGGGGCTGGCCGCCGGGGTCGAGGACCTGAGCGTGCTTGCGGGCGTGCTGCCCAAGGATTGCCTGCTGGTGGTGGACGAGGCGTACATCGAGTTCGCCTGGCCGCCCGAGTCCTATTCTCCGGTGCAGGCCTTCGACAAGTTTGAGAATCTGGTCTGCCTGCGGACCTTTTCCAAGGCTTACGGCCTGGCTGGTATGCGGCTTGGGTACGGGATCATGCCCGCTGACCTCGCCGCGCTGCTCGCCAATGCGCGCATTCCGTTCACGGTCAACCTGCTGGCCGAGGAGGCCGGGCTGGCCGCGCTGGAGGACGAGGTGTTCTTCAACGAGACCCTGAGCGTGGTCATGCGCGGACGCGAGTATTTCACGAAGGAGCTGACCAGGCTCGGTTGCAAGGTCTGGCCGAGCCAGTCCAACTTCGTCATGTTCCGTCCGCCCATGGACGCCAAGTCGATTTTCCAGACGCTCCTGGAGCGGGGCATCATCGTCCGCCACTTGGGGAGCTTCGGCCTGGGCGACTGCATCCGCGTGAACGTGGGCACGGACGGGGAGAACCGGCAGTTCATCGAGGCGATGGGGGACATCCTCAATGGGTAG
- the cmk gene encoding (d)CMP kinase, which produces MGSPLIVTIDGPAGVGKSTMAKRLARLLSIPYLDTGAMFRSVAWKLGKGAWNWSEEDLEKALDGLAYSLSGVGEDSVLSLNGKPIGNEIRTEEVGMWASNIATLPVVRNFLKKAQQALGERFSLVAEGRDMGTVVFPGAPHKFFLDASVEERAQRRFLQLERMGKPADLDELREQIAKRDAQDRNRPVAPLKPADDAIVIDTTELDRDQVLAALKEAVA; this is translated from the coding sequence ATGGGTAGCCCGCTGATCGTGACCATCGACGGCCCGGCCGGTGTGGGTAAGTCCACCATGGCCAAGCGTCTGGCCCGGCTGCTTTCCATTCCCTACCTGGATACCGGGGCCATGTTCCGGTCCGTGGCCTGGAAGCTCGGGAAAGGAGCCTGGAATTGGTCCGAAGAGGACCTTGAGAAGGCGCTCGACGGGCTCGCGTACAGCCTCTCCGGCGTGGGTGAGGATTCGGTCTTGTCCCTGAACGGCAAACCCATCGGGAACGAGATTCGCACCGAGGAAGTGGGCATGTGGGCCTCGAACATCGCCACCCTGCCGGTGGTTCGGAACTTTTTGAAAAAGGCCCAGCAGGCGTTGGGGGAGCGGTTCTCCCTGGTCGCCGAAGGTCGCGACATGGGCACCGTTGTCTTTCCCGGCGCCCCGCACAAGTTTTTCCTGGACGCCTCCGTGGAGGAGCGCGCCCAGCGTCGCTTCCTCCAGCTTGAACGGATGGGCAAGCCCGCCGACCTCGACGAGTTGAGGGAGCAGATCGCGAAACGCGACGCTCAGGACCGCAATCGACCCGTTGCTCCGCTCAAGCCTGCGGACGACGCGATCGTCATCGACACCACGGAATTGGACCGGGACCAAGTCCTGGCCGCCTTGAAAGAAGCCGTGGCCTAG
- a CDS encoding DMT family transporter, whose product MTFRLFRHTQAAGYFFITLGIMFWSGNFVAARGLAQELQPATINLLRWILATLIFLPFGWRAFWREREAVLRHWKVLSLLALTGISLYDTVVFMAGHTTGTLNMSLIATLSPLLTALTAQFLYKERIGHSMYLGIAVSSFGVAYLVTGGQLGRLLSLHFTPGDLLILSTTCMSAVYNTAVSKVANKLSQTTLFLSISLLGTLYLVPLYLWETGGRITLPPISGDVAVSLIYLAVLASILCFLFWNSAVQILGAPKAMLFYYTLPPVSALIAWFVIDEPVNRTQLLSGALILGGIFVALYEGAPRSAGKGGMRRQHAMGVAH is encoded by the coding sequence ATGACTTTCCGCCTTTTTCGTCACACTCAGGCTGCGGGTTACTTCTTCATCACGCTGGGCATCATGTTCTGGAGCGGCAATTTCGTGGCCGCTCGCGGACTGGCCCAGGAACTTCAGCCGGCCACCATCAACCTGTTGCGATGGATTCTGGCCACCCTGATTTTCCTGCCCTTCGGCTGGCGGGCTTTCTGGCGCGAACGGGAGGCGGTGCTCCGCCACTGGAAAGTATTGAGCCTGCTCGCGCTGACCGGCATCTCCCTGTACGATACGGTCGTCTTCATGGCCGGACACACCACGGGGACGCTAAACATGTCGCTGATCGCGACCCTCTCGCCCCTGCTGACCGCTTTGACGGCCCAGTTCCTGTACAAGGAACGCATCGGCCATTCCATGTACCTCGGCATCGCCGTGAGCAGTTTCGGCGTGGCCTACCTGGTCACCGGCGGGCAGCTCGGACGGCTGTTGTCCCTGCATTTCACCCCGGGCGACCTGCTCATCCTGTCCACGACCTGCATGTCCGCCGTGTACAACACCGCAGTGAGCAAGGTGGCGAACAAGCTCAGCCAGACGACCCTCTTTCTCTCCATCAGCCTGCTGGGCACCCTGTACCTCGTCCCCCTGTACCTGTGGGAAACCGGGGGCCGTATCACCCTGCCGCCGATCTCCGGCGACGTGGCCGTCTCCCTGATCTATCTGGCGGTGCTCGCCTCGATTCTCTGTTTTCTTTTCTGGAACTCCGCCGTCCAGATCCTCGGCGCGCCCAAGGCCATGTTGTTCTATTACACCCTGCCGCCGGTCAGCGCGCTGATCGCCTGGTTCGTCATCGACGAGCCGGTCAACAGGACCCAACTCCTGAGCGGAGCATTGATTCTCGGGGGAATATTCGTCGCTCTCTACGAGGGCGCCCCCCGATCGGCCGGAAAGGGAGGCATGAGAAGACAACACGCAATGGGAGTCGCCCATTGA
- the pstA gene encoding phosphate ABC transporter permease PstA — MKTGYRLFSLFCWACALLPVVGVFGLVVFLLKQGWGGLGLELFFGDTPPLDAIFRFAPVWDGIWPACFGTLAVTGLAALTAIPLGLFCGIYLNEFPRGRLSGILDFCVNLLAGMPSIIMGLFGFALILFLRHTLVPDAGTGLLLSGFCMGLLVLPYMIKSTQSSLGGLPEDLRLMGTGLGFSKSQTIRHILLPSAGRGIMSGVVLSIGRAAEDTAVIMLTGAVANAGLPRGLFDNYEALPFFIYTVAAEYQSPEELQHGFGAALVLLTMTMGLFLAAHGLHHAMEKRWKRG; from the coding sequence ATGAAGACCGGATACCGCCTCTTCTCCCTCTTCTGCTGGGCCTGCGCCCTGCTGCCCGTGGTCGGGGTGTTCGGCCTCGTCGTCTTTCTCCTGAAGCAGGGCTGGGGCGGACTCGGCCTGGAACTGTTTTTCGGCGACACCCCGCCGTTGGACGCCATATTCCGGTTCGCGCCCGTGTGGGACGGCATCTGGCCCGCCTGCTTCGGGACGCTGGCCGTCACCGGGCTGGCCGCACTCACGGCCATCCCCCTCGGATTGTTCTGCGGCATTTACCTGAACGAATTCCCACGCGGCCGCCTCTCCGGCATCCTGGATTTCTGCGTGAACCTACTGGCGGGAATGCCTTCCATCATCATGGGACTGTTCGGGTTCGCGCTCATCCTCTTTCTGCGCCACACGCTGGTTCCCGACGCGGGCACCGGCCTGTTGCTTTCTGGATTCTGCATGGGCCTGCTGGTCCTGCCCTATATGATAAAGTCCACCCAGTCCTCGCTGGGCGGCCTTCCCGAAGACCTCCGGCTCATGGGAACCGGGCTCGGCTTCTCCAAAAGCCAGACGATCCGCCACATCCTGCTGCCGTCCGCGGGCAGGGGAATCATGAGCGGGGTGGTCCTTTCCATAGGCCGGGCGGCGGAAGACACCGCCGTCATCATGCTCACCGGGGCCGTGGCCAACGCAGGGCTTCCGCGAGGGCTCTTCGACAACTATGAGGCGCTGCCTTTCTTCATCTACACGGTGGCCGCCGAATATCAGTCGCCGGAGGAACTGCAACACGGATTCGGCGCGGCGCTGGTGCTGCTTACCATGACCATGGGACTGTTCCTGGCCGCGCACGGACTGCACCACGCAATGGAGAAACGATGGAAACGGGGATGA
- the serS gene encoding serine--tRNA ligase translates to MLDLKLMQKNPAQVRQALEKRHSKIDVSEFTDLDDRRKQLVGEVESLKAEKNAVGPEIAKRKKAGEDASDLLAKMGKVAERTKELDRDLAKVEKAERDWMMSVPNIPHESVPEGAGEEDNPVLRYWGEKPVMDFEPREHWEIGTALGGLDFECAAKLAGARFSVSFGWCARLERALAQLMLDTQTGEHGYTEVLPPFIVNKKTMTGTGQLPKFEEDLFKLTDEREFYLIPTAEVPLTNIFADEVIPEEKLPVKFCAQTPCFRSEAGSYGKDTKGLIRQHQFYKVEMVNFAHPDHSYEALEKMTRSAERILELLGLHYRTIVLCTGDIGFSAAKTYDIEVWLPGQGKYREISSCSNCEDFQARRANIRFQPKDSKKKLYPHTLNGSGLAVGRCLVAVLENYQQADGSLVIPEALRPYMGGLEVVKPE, encoded by the coding sequence ATGCTTGATCTCAAACTGATGCAGAAGAACCCGGCCCAGGTCCGCCAGGCCCTTGAGAAACGTCATTCCAAGATAGACGTGAGCGAATTCACCGACCTGGACGACCGGCGGAAGCAACTTGTCGGCGAGGTGGAATCCCTCAAGGCCGAGAAGAACGCCGTCGGCCCCGAAATTGCCAAGCGCAAGAAGGCGGGCGAGGACGCCTCGGACCTGCTGGCCAAGATGGGCAAGGTCGCCGAGCGCACCAAGGAACTCGACAGGGATCTGGCCAAAGTGGAGAAAGCCGAGCGCGACTGGATGATGTCCGTGCCCAACATCCCCCACGAATCCGTGCCCGAGGGCGCGGGCGAGGAGGACAACCCGGTCCTGCGCTACTGGGGCGAGAAGCCGGTCATGGATTTCGAGCCCAGAGAGCATTGGGAGATAGGGACCGCCCTTGGCGGCCTGGACTTCGAGTGTGCGGCCAAGCTGGCCGGGGCCAGATTTTCCGTCAGCTTCGGCTGGTGCGCCCGGCTCGAACGCGCCCTGGCGCAGCTCATGCTGGACACCCAGACCGGCGAGCACGGCTACACCGAGGTTCTGCCTCCGTTCATAGTCAACAAGAAGACCATGACCGGCACGGGCCAGTTGCCCAAGTTCGAGGAGGACCTGTTCAAGCTCACCGACGAGCGCGAGTTCTACCTCATTCCCACGGCCGAGGTGCCGCTGACCAACATCTTTGCCGACGAGGTCATCCCCGAGGAAAAGCTGCCGGTCAAGTTCTGCGCCCAGACCCCGTGCTTCCGTTCCGAGGCCGGTTCCTACGGCAAGGACACCAAGGGGCTCATCCGCCAGCACCAGTTCTACAAGGTGGAGATGGTCAACTTCGCCCATCCGGACCACTCGTACGAGGCGCTGGAGAAGATGACCCGCTCCGCCGAGCGCATCCTGGAGCTGCTCGGACTGCACTATCGCACCATCGTCCTGTGCACCGGCGACATAGGCTTTTCCGCGGCCAAGACCTACGACATCGAGGTCTGGCTGCCCGGCCAGGGCAAGTACCGTGAGATTTCCTCCTGCTCCAACTGCGAGGACTTCCAGGCGCGCCGGGCCAACATCCGGTTCCAGCCCAAGGACTCCAAGAAGAAGCTGTATCCCCACACCCTCAACGGCTCCGGCCTGGCCGTGGGGCGTTGCCTCGTGGCCGTTCTGGAGAACTACCAGCAGGCCGACGGCTCGCTGGTCATTCCCGAGGCGTTGCGTCCCTACATGGGGGGCCTCGAAGTGGTCAAACCCGAATAA
- a CDS encoding PstC family ABC transporter permease — translation MYRTADRRAGSLWLLACRSSAAVTGAAVLAILLFLLWFSLPLLDADTLSKLLSWDWRPFHGGFGILPMVAGSLLLSLSALLLAFPVSVGICCFAHGMGPSGPAACLLRLVKFMTSVPTVVYGFVGVFVLVPLLREAFRSGSGFCWLAAAVGLAVLILPTIVLMLHSQFMLIEPQVKLTATALGMSPAQRLLHLVMPNSGRGFAAALVLGFGRALGDTMIPLMLAGNAAQVPGSLLESLRAMTAHIALVVATDSQSLAYLSLFACGLILFLSTTLVNLGLQLLKRPEEDKG, via the coding sequence ATGTATCGCACAGCAGACAGAAGAGCCGGTTCCCTCTGGCTCCTGGCCTGCCGCTCTTCGGCGGCCGTCACGGGTGCGGCTGTCCTGGCCATCCTTCTTTTTCTGCTCTGGTTCAGCCTGCCGCTTCTCGACGCCGACACGCTGTCGAAGCTGCTGTCCTGGGACTGGCGGCCGTTCCATGGCGGATTCGGCATCCTGCCCATGGTCGCAGGTTCGCTCCTGCTCTCCCTGTCCGCGCTCCTGCTCGCCTTTCCCGTATCCGTCGGAATATGCTGCTTTGCGCACGGCATGGGGCCGTCCGGCCCGGCCGCGTGTCTGCTGCGGCTCGTGAAATTCATGACCAGCGTGCCCACCGTGGTCTATGGGTTCGTCGGCGTGTTCGTCCTCGTCCCGCTTCTGCGGGAGGCGTTCCGGAGCGGAAGCGGATTTTGCTGGCTGGCGGCGGCGGTGGGCCTGGCCGTCCTCATCCTGCCGACCATCGTGCTCATGCTGCACAGCCAGTTCATGCTCATCGAACCGCAGGTAAAGCTTACGGCCACGGCCCTGGGCATGAGTCCGGCGCAACGCCTTCTCCACCTGGTCATGCCCAACTCGGGCAGGGGCTTCGCGGCCGCCCTCGTGCTCGGGTTCGGGCGCGCCCTCGGCGACACCATGATCCCGCTCATGCTTGCGGGCAACGCGGCGCAGGTTCCCGGCTCCCTGCTCGAATCCCTCCGGGCCATGACGGCGCACATCGCGCTGGTGGTCGCGACGGACAGCCAGAGTCTCGCCTATCTCTCCCTCTTCGCCTGCGGGCTCATCCTGTTTCTGAGCACCACCCTGGTCAATCTCGGTCTGCAACTGCTTAAACGGCCCGAAGAGGACAAAGGATGA
- a CDS encoding universal stress protein, which yields MVEIKKILCAVDFSDYSPMVADYAGMMAKSSGAEVLVLYVAPSLSQYVGFHVPPSSIESFVGEIVTGAEDTMNAFVKENFSDIKVEGKVVTGYPAEEILAISEAEGCDMVVMGTHGRKGIDRILFGSVAEKVVKSSKAPVLTVRPS from the coding sequence ATGGTCGAAATCAAGAAGATTCTGTGCGCTGTCGATTTCTCGGACTACAGCCCGATGGTCGCTGATTATGCGGGTATGATGGCCAAGAGTTCCGGGGCGGAAGTCCTGGTGCTCTATGTCGCGCCTTCCCTCAGCCAGTACGTGGGCTTCCACGTGCCGCCCAGCTCCATCGAAAGCTTCGTGGGTGAGATCGTCACCGGCGCCGAAGACACCATGAATGCCTTTGTTAAGGAAAACTTTAGCGATATCAAGGTCGAAGGGAAGGTCGTCACCGGCTATCCCGCCGAGGAGATTCTCGCCATCAGTGAAGCCGAGGGTTGCGACATGGTCGTCATGGGCACTCATGGCCGCAAGGGCATCGACCGCATCCTTTTCGGCTCCGTGGCCGAAAAGGTCGTCAAGAGCTCCAAGGCTCCGGTCCTCACCGTCCGGCCCAGCTAG
- the rimO gene encoding 30S ribosomal protein S12 methylthiotransferase RimO, giving the protein MAKTAGTPVRTYTISLGCPKNRVDTERLLGALGSNMVPADSVADADLVLINTCGFIQPAIEESVATILDAVGEAADTMEGTGRKPLICVAGCLVSRYGQDLKDELPEVDLWLNTEEIEQWPAMAASALRADLPGDTPRNLSTGPAYAYLKVSEGCSHNCRFCTIPSIRGPHRSWPVDFLLNEARLLADQAPELIVVGQDSTAYGSDLGQGNDLPALVKGLAAIPSLQWLRIMYLYPAGLTESLLGLLRDTGAPFLPYFDIPLQHAHPDVLGSMGRPFARNPEKVIERVRRFFPEAALRTTFIVGYPGETEAHFQTLKDFVRRTRFHHLGVFPYWAEDGTPAAAMDNQVPDEIKLARRDELMAIQAEISAEIMAGYVGETLPVVIERESDEWPGLYVGRAWFQAPEVDGVTYVAAPPDEPLELGSIVEVEIDKAETYDLSGLV; this is encoded by the coding sequence ATGGCGAAAACAGCAGGAACTCCCGTGAGAACATACACCATCAGCCTGGGCTGCCCCAAAAACCGGGTGGACACCGAGCGGTTGCTCGGCGCGCTCGGCTCAAACATGGTCCCGGCCGATTCCGTGGCCGACGCCGACCTGGTGCTCATCAACACCTGCGGCTTCATCCAGCCCGCCATCGAGGAATCCGTGGCCACTATCCTGGACGCCGTCGGCGAGGCGGCGGACACCATGGAAGGGACAGGGCGCAAGCCGCTGATCTGCGTGGCAGGCTGTCTGGTCTCGCGCTACGGCCAGGACCTCAAGGACGAGCTGCCCGAAGTGGACCTGTGGCTGAACACCGAGGAGATCGAGCAGTGGCCCGCCATGGCCGCCAGCGCCCTGCGGGCCGACCTTCCCGGCGACACGCCGCGCAATCTTTCCACCGGCCCGGCCTATGCCTACCTCAAGGTTTCGGAAGGATGCTCGCACAACTGCCGGTTCTGCACCATCCCGTCCATCCGAGGCCCGCACCGGAGCTGGCCAGTCGATTTCCTGCTGAACGAGGCGCGGCTTCTGGCCGACCAGGCCCCCGAACTCATCGTGGTGGGCCAGGACTCCACGGCCTACGGCTCGGACCTCGGCCAGGGCAACGACCTGCCCGCCCTGGTCAAGGGGCTGGCCGCCATCCCGTCCCTGCAATGGCTGCGCATCATGTACCTTTACCCCGCCGGGCTGACCGAATCCCTGCTCGGCCTGTTGCGCGACACGGGCGCGCCGTTCCTGCCCTACTTCGACATTCCCCTTCAGCACGCCCACCCCGACGTGCTCGGCTCCATGGGACGCCCCTTTGCCCGCAACCCGGAGAAGGTCATCGAACGGGTCCGCCGCTTCTTCCCCGAGGCCGCCCTGCGCACCACCTTCATCGTGGGGTACCCCGGCGAGACCGAGGCGCATTTCCAGACCCTCAAGGACTTCGTCCGCCGCACCCGCTTCCACCATCTCGGGGTTTTCCCCTACTGGGCCGAGGACGGCACCCCGGCGGCGGCCATGGACAATCAGGTCCCGGACGAGATCAAGCTGGCCCGGCGCGACGAGCTCATGGCCATTCAGGCCGAGATCAGCGCCGAGATCATGGCCGGATACGTCGGCGAGACCTTGCCCGTGGTCATCGAACGGGAATCCGACGAATGGCCCGGCCTGTATGTCGGCAGAGCGTGGTTTCAGGCCCCCGAAGTGGACGGCGTGACGTATGTGGCCGCGCCCCCCGACGAGCCTCTGGAACTCGGCTCCATCGTCGAGGTCGAGATCGATAAGGCCGAGACCTACGATCTGTCCGGACTGGTCTAG